From the genome of Bactrocera oleae isolate idBacOlea1 chromosome 2, idBacOlea1, whole genome shotgun sequence, one region includes:
- the RabGGTa gene encoding geranylgeranyl transferase type-2 subunit alpha — MHGRLKVRTTEEERERKKKEQTLKVKAYRAAMGKIQEKRRLQQLDDEMLTLTSQILLRNPDVSTLWNIRRECVEQRSLNIDDGDQRQAIYDTELNFSEQCLLVNPKSYNGWHHRCWTLEHSPNANWEREVLLCNKYLKMDERNFHTWDYRRYVVEKACISRQNELDFCTEKIKANFSNYSSWHHRSLLLPQLYPYEGNAQPKQAMNEEKLKEELEMVLTAAFTDPNDSSAWFYQRWLLGYSRQELDVCAFRCDNNRAVLSFTNPIILTKEDVVITDSKGKIKKKIANWKSINGTKSDTTWFSYLNADKILDINDRYFLEFHITDINVKKINLKTYNQSVYFFKPPNQSFTFTESVLKELQTQLESCESLLEYEPDSKWTLLTSALLMRAIDSQKYHDKSLKYLEKLEKVDTLRENYYRDVASKWILEKHLLDWAVSENIPKELDLRNEEHLNVIFYPQYLCIADKVLVSEKLHHYSNIKQLQGFVSFKL, encoded by the coding sequence ATGCACGGAAGACTGAAAGTTCGCACAACTGAAGAGGAACGCGAGCGTAAGAAAAAAGAGCAAACACTTAAGGTGAAAGCTTATCGAGCCGCGATGGGAAAAATACAGGAGAAACGTCGTTTACAACAACTGGATGACGAAATGTTGACACTTACTTCGCAAATACTACTTAGAAATCCAGATGTATCAACATTGTGGAACATTAGACGGGAATGTGTTGAACAAAGATCATTGAATATAGATGATGGGGATCAGAGGCAAGCAATTTACGACACGGAATTAAATTTTAGCGAACAGTGCCTATTAGTAAATCCGAAATCGTATAATGGCTGGCACCATCGGTGTTGGACTTTAGAACACAGTCCTAATGCTAATTGGGAGAGGGAAGTCCTGctttgcaataaatatttgaaaatggatGAGCGAAATTTTCACACTTGGGATTATCGCCGCTACGTGGTTGAAAAAGCATGCATATCTAGACAAAATGAGCTGGATTTttgcacagaaaaaataaaagcaaatttctCAAATTACTCTTCGTGGCATCATCGCAGTTTATTATTACCACAATTGTATCCTTATGAAGGTAATGCGCAACCAAAGCAAGCAATGAATGAAGAAAAACTGAAAGAAGAACTGGAAATGGTACTTACGGCCGCATTTACAGATCCAAATGATAGTAGTGCTTGGTTTTATCAAAGATGGTTATTAGGTTACTCCCGACAGGAATTAGATGTATGTGCTTTTCGGTGCGATAATAACCGTGCAGTCCTATCATTCACCAATCCAATTATTTTAACCAAAGAAGATGTGGTAATAACTGATTCCAAAGgaaaaattaagaagaaaattGCAAATTGGAAATCTATTAATGGTACTAAATCAGATACTACATGGTTTTCCTACCTTAACGCtgataaaatattagatattaaCGATCGATATTTTTTGGAATTCCACATTACTGACatcaatgtaaaaaaaattaatttaaagacGTACAACCAGAGTGTATACTTTTTTAAACCACCAAACCAGTCTTTTACATTTACGGAAAGTGTTTTAAAAGAGTTACAGACGCAACTAGAGTCGTGCGAAAGTTTGTTAGAATACGAGCCAGATAGTAAGTGGACATTGCTAACATCTGCCTTACTGATGCGAGCTATAGACTCTCAAAAATATCACGATAAATCTTTGAAATATctggaaaaacttgaaaaagTTGATACACTTCGAGAGAACTACTACCGAGATGTGGCATCTAAATGGATATTGGAAAAACATCTGTTAGATTGGGCAGTTTCAGAGAATATTCCAAAGGAATTAGACTTGCGTAATGAAGAGCATTTAAACGTCATTTTCTATCCACAGTATTTATGTATCGCAGACAAAGTTTTGGTATCAGAAAAGTTGCACCATTACAGTAATATAAAGCAATTGCAAGGTTTTGTGTCATTTAAACtttaa
- the LOC106621973 gene encoding uncharacterized protein, which produces MDNKIDKERMYKITSKCEELCENVINPLIMNNDCWLLICELLSCQDVLNLSKVSQSYKNLVQYLVLPSKFTTWEMSFSYHNISLDDFKFILSCIYKTVRELHILFLPERHFGLLTSYQFLNVTKMRITLSRPMDETDISKLSNVFPNLREFSPHGICSSKAIELFTNLEHLTLTCCRNFTKSDLGRILLTLNLKSLKLDIFKKVSHLSREEFLKFSKIEVLTLNRIELGLISGINLYYDHNSVIFSGLKVLIITGNLIEATEVDKLFENIQLIVRRDVSSIEIANVSEDFLNTYLNPEKYDFLNQVNVLKFINITILNNVIGMPSKYKDLRELYFFYCHAPMNLDILSIITNSQKLDVISFEECDIPPIVISKAFINSLGIRKNAIILNWCSKEKNPDVYCYNEYRNLIKLTNVPYISSNFDSMTIKFR; this is translated from the exons ATGGATAATAAAATTGACAAGGAAAGAATGTATAAAATAACTTCAAAATGTGAGGAATTATGTGAAAATGTTATAAACCCATTGATCATGAATAATGATTGCTGGCTTTTGATTTGCGAACTACTATCGTGCCAAGATGTATTAAATCTGTCCAAAGTGTCACAATCCTATAAAAACCTTGTGCAATATCTTGTATTACCGTCGAAATTCACGACTTGGGAAATGTCATTTTCCTACCATAACATCAGTCTAGACGACTTTAAATTTATTCTAAGTTGCATTTATAAAACCGTGCGAGAACTACATATATTGTTTCTACCCGAACGGCATTTTGGGCTTTTGACTTCCTACCAATTCCTAAATGTCACTAAAATGCGTATTACGCTATCTCGTCCTATGGATGAAACAGATATCTCTAAACTAAGCAACGTGTTTCCAAATTTGCGAGAATTCTCACCACATGGAATTTGCAGCAGTAAAGCAATAGAATTATTCACAAATTTGGAACATTTGACACTGACATGCTGCAGAAACTTTACTAAAAGTGATTTAGGTCGGATACTATTAACACTTAATTTGAAATCTttaaaattagatatttttaaaaaagtctcTCATTTAAGTCGGGAAGAGTTTTtaaaattcagtaaaattgaagtcTTAACTCTTAACCGAATTGAACTGGGGCTAATTTCTGGGATTAATTTATACTATGATCATAATTCAGTTATATTTAGCGGTCTTaaagtattaataataacaGGTAACCTTATTGAAGCAACAGAGGTCGATAAACTATTTGAAAACATTCAGTTGATTGTGCGTAGAGATGTGAGTTCTATAGAGATCGCCAACGTTTCAGAAGACTTccttaatacatatttaaatccAGAAAAGTACGACTTTTTGAACCAAGTCAATgttctaaaatttataaatatcacaattttaaacaATGTGATTGGTATGCCTAGCAAGTATAAGGATCTTAGAGagctttattttttctattgccaTGCACCAATGAATTTGGATATTTTAAGCATTATAACGAATAGTCAGAAATTAGATGTAATAAGTTTTGAAGAATGCGATATCCCCCCAATTGTAATAAGCAAAGCCTTCATAAACTCTTTAGGTATTCGTAAAAATGCAATCATATTGAATTGGTGTTCCAAAGAAAAG AATCCTGATGTATATTGCTATAATGAGTATCggaatttgataaaattaacaaatgtcCCATATATTTCCAGTAACTTTGACTCCATGACAataaaatttagataa